Proteins encoded together in one Zonotrichia leucophrys gambelii isolate GWCS_2022_RI chromosome 1, RI_Zleu_2.0, whole genome shotgun sequence window:
- the TENT5C gene encoding terminal nucleotidyltransferase 5C: protein MAGKGSSGADSMSCSVLNWEQVSRLHEVLTEVVPIHGRGNFPTLQITLKDIVQTVRSRLSEAGIVVHDVRLNGSAAGHVLVKDNGLGCKDLDLIFQVSLPSEAEFQLVRDVVLRSLLNFLPEGVSKLKISPVTLKEAYIQKLVKVCTETDRWSLISLSNKHGKNVELKFVDCIRRQFEFSVDSFQIILDSLLFYYNYSETPMSEHFHPTVIGESMYGDFEAAFDHLQNKLIATKNPEEIRGGGLLKYSNLLVRDFRPMDKDEIKTLERYMCSRFFIDFPDILDQQRKLETYLQNHFSKEERSKYDYLMILRRVVNESTVCLMGHERRQTLNLISLLALKVLAEQNVIPNATNVTCYYQPAPYVSDANFSNYYLASAPVLYSQSYPTWLPCN, encoded by the coding sequence ATGGCAGGCAAAGGAAGCAGCGGAGCAGACTCCATGTCCTGCAGTGTCCTGAACTGGGAGCAGGTCAGCCGTCTGCACGAGGTTCTCACCGAGGTGGTTCCCATCCACGGCCGGGGGAACTTCCCGACGCTGCAGATAACGCTGAAGGACATAGTCCAGACGGTTCGGAGCCGCCTGAGCGAGGCGGGCATCGTGGTCCACGATGTCCGACTGAACGGCTCTGCGGCTGGTCACGTCCTGGTCAAGGATAATGGGCTGGGATGCAAAGACCTGGATCTCATCTTTCAGGTTTCTCTTCCAAGTGAGGCAGAGTTTCAGTTAGTCCGAGATGTGGTCTTGCGATCCCTGTTGAATTTCCTGCCGGAAGGGGTGAGCAAGCTGAAAATCAGTCCCGTGACGCTGAAGGAAGCCTACATCCAGAAGCTGGTCAAAGTGTGCACGGAGACTGACCGCTGGAGCTTGATATCGCTTTCCAACAAGCATGGCAAAAACGTGGAGCTTAAGTTTGTGGACTGCATTCGGCGGCAGTTTGAGTTCAGTGTGGACTCGTTCCAGATCATTCTGGACTCCCTGCTCTTTTACTATAACTACTCAGAAACCCCCATGTCGGAGCACTTCCACCCGACTGTGATTGGGGAGAGCATGTATGGAGACTTTGAAGCAGCTTTTGATCACCTGCAGAACAAGCTGATAGCTACCAAAAACCCCGAGGAGATCCGAGGCGGCGGGCTGCTGAAGTACAGCAACCTCTTGGTACGAGACTTCAGGCCCATGGATAAGGACGAGATCAAAACGCTGGAGCGCTACATGTGCTCCCGCTTCTTCATAGACTTCCCAGACATCCTGGATCAGCAGCGCAAGCTGGAGACCTACCTCCAGAACCACTTCTCCAAAGAAGAGAGGAGCAAGTACGACTACCTCATGATTCTGCGCCGGGTGGTGAATGAGAGCACCGTCTGCCTCATGGGGCATGAGCGCAGGCAGACTCTCAATTTGATTTCTCTGCTGGCACTCAAGGTGCTGGCAGAACAGAATGTCATCCCTAATGCCACTAATGTGACCTGCTACTACCAGCCAGCACCTTATGTCAGCGACGCAAACTTCAGCAACTACTACCTGGCGAGTGCCCCTGTGCTGTACAGCCAGTCCTACCCCACCTGGTTACCTTGCAATTGA